The Candidatus Culexarchaeum yellowstonense genome includes a window with the following:
- a CDS encoding ASKHA domain-containing protein: protein MVGKLLTVVFEPDGRRVFVSAGMTILEAARRTGVGLRSECGGRGVCGKCRVIVRDQHAVSDITDVERKHLSKVEVECGYRLACQTRVLKDVSIMIPLESRLESIKILTSGFERIVNLDPMVRKVYVALSKPSLTDVKPDFERLSDAVGVVEIDYDVLKILPNILHESNWSVTVVLYGDRIIGVESGDTANEVYGLVVDIGTSKVVCHLMDLKRGETVGVGSMENPQVIHGEDIISRIAYASSDSRNLHELQKLVIDCINNILNGLCGKYGVDSGRIYELLFVGNTAMHHIFLGIQPKYLALSPYTPAIKRPINVKAKDLSININPNGIVSTLPLIAGFVGSDAVADILATGIHEFDGNALLIDIGTNTEIVLGGRDGMICCSCASGPAFEGAHIKHGMKAVSGAIERVKISRGLEVEYNTVDGSKPRGICGSAIIDVVAELFRHGVIDRQGRFNKNIEAQRLRRGESGIEFIIAWASETGVGYDITVTQKDIREVQLAKAAIYSGCSILMGKKGVTEKDIDRIFIAGAFGNYINPENAKMIGLIPDVPIEKIMFVGNAAIAGAKMVLLSKDLRMQAESILKLINYHELAADPNFNNEFMNALPIPHADINRFPSVKELIIHPNI, encoded by the coding sequence ATGGTGGGTAAACTTTTAACTGTGGTTTTTGAGCCTGATGGTAGGAGGGTTTTTGTTAGTGCTGGGATGACTATTTTGGAGGCTGCTAGGAGGACTGGTGTTGGGTTAAGATCTGAATGTGGTGGGAGGGGGGTTTGTGGAAAGTGTAGGGTTATTGTGAGGGATCAGCATGCAGTTTCAGATATCACTGACGTTGAGAGGAAACATTTATCTAAAGTTGAGGTTGAATGTGGGTATAGGCTTGCTTGTCAAACTAGGGTTTTAAAGGATGTTTCGATAATGATTCCATTGGAAAGCCGTCTTGAATCAATTAAAATTTTAACCTCTGGTTTTGAAAGGATTGTGAATTTAGATCCGATGGTACGTAAGGTATATGTTGCTTTGAGTAAGCCTAGTTTAACTGATGTTAAACCGGATTTTGAAAGGCTTTCAGATGCTGTTGGTGTTGTTGAAATAGATTATGATGTCTTAAAGATTTTGCCAAACATACTACATGAATCCAATTGGAGTGTTACTGTTGTATTGTATGGTGATAGGATTATTGGTGTTGAGTCTGGTGACACTGCTAATGAGGTTTACGGTTTAGTTGTGGATATTGGTACATCCAAAGTGGTCTGCCACCTCATGGATTTGAAGAGGGGTGAAACTGTCGGCGTTGGGTCTATGGAGAATCCTCAAGTGATTCATGGTGAAGACATAATATCGAGAATAGCATATGCATCTAGCGATTCGAGGAATCTTCATGAACTTCAAAAGCTCGTCATCGATTGCATTAATAACATTTTAAATGGTTTATGTGGAAAGTACGGCGTGGATTCAGGTAGGATTTACGAATTACTATTTGTTGGGAATACTGCTATGCATCACATTTTCCTTGGAATACAGCCAAAGTATTTGGCTCTATCACCCTACACGCCAGCCATTAAGAGGCCGATAAATGTTAAAGCTAAAGATCTCTCAATAAATATAAATCCAAATGGCATTGTATCCACCTTACCATTAATAGCTGGATTTGTGGGTTCCGATGCTGTTGCAGATATATTGGCTACTGGAATTCATGAGTTTGATGGCAATGCATTACTCATAGATATAGGAACAAATACTGAAATAGTTTTGGGCGGTAGAGATGGAATGATATGTTGTTCATGCGCTTCTGGACCGGCATTTGAGGGTGCCCATATTAAGCATGGGATGAAAGCTGTAAGTGGGGCGATAGAGCGGGTTAAAATTTCCCGGGGACTTGAAGTTGAATATAATACTGTGGATGGCTCTAAGCCTAGAGGGATATGTGGATCAGCCATAATAGATGTAGTGGCAGAATTGTTTAGGCATGGGGTGATTGATCGTCAGGGAAGATTTAATAAAAATATCGAAGCTCAGCGACTTAGGAGGGGGGAGTCTGGAATTGAATTTATAATAGCTTGGGCTTCAGAAACGGGTGTTGGATATGACATTACAGTAACGCAGAAGGACATCAGAGAGGTTCAATTGGCGAAGGCGGCAATATACTCCGGGTGTTCAATATTGATGGGGAAGAAAGGGGTTACTGAGAAGGATATTGATCGTATTTTCATTGCAGGTGCTTTTGGGAACTATATTAATCCTGAAAATGCAAAGATGATAGGGTTAATACCGGATGTACCCATAGAAAAGATAATGTTTGTGGGCAATGCTGCCATTGCAGGTGCTAAAATGGTTCTATTATCGAAGGATTTAAGGATGCAAGCTGAAAGCATCCTTAAATTGATCAATTATCATGAGCTTGCGGCAGACCCTAACTTCAACAATGAATTCATGAATGCCCTTCCAATACCACATGCAGACATAAATAGATTCCCATCAGTAAAGGAACTTATCATTCACCCAAATATTTAG
- a CDS encoding corrinoid protein, producing the protein MSLEKEELLKKLKEAAINGEADEVIKLSRKVIEAGINPLEAVEKALIAGVIELGDKWINGEAFIVDLIAAAEAMKAGLSILKEEITKRGGSIKYRGRIVIGTVEGDIHDIGKSIVASLLEAAGFEVIDLGVDVSAQKFIEAIKQYNPDVVGMSALMTTTMLKQREIIEAIKQANLRDKVKIIVGGAPTTEEWAKSIGADGWAPDATSAVELVKRLLK; encoded by the coding sequence ATGTCTCTGGAAAAGGAGGAATTGTTAAAGAAGCTTAAGGAAGCCGCAATAAATGGAGAAGCCGATGAAGTCATCAAATTATCCAGGAAAGTCATTGAAGCTGGAATAAACCCACTTGAAGCAGTTGAAAAAGCTTTAATAGCAGGAGTCATTGAACTTGGTGATAAATGGATAAATGGCGAAGCATTCATAGTGGACCTAATAGCCGCAGCTGAAGCAATGAAAGCTGGATTATCAATTTTGAAGGAAGAGATTACTAAGAGAGGGGGGAGCATCAAATATCGTGGAAGAATAGTCATTGGGACTGTTGAAGGAGATATACATGACATTGGGAAAAGCATAGTTGCATCATTGCTCGAAGCCGCCGGCTTCGAAGTAATAGACCTAGGAGTAGATGTATCCGCACAGAAATTCATAGAAGCCATAAAACAATACAACCCAGACGTGGTAGGCATGAGCGCACTAATGACCACCACCATGCTTAAACAAAGGGAGATTATAGAAGCAATCAAACAAGCAAACCTAAGGGATAAAGTGAAGATAATAGTGGGCGGAGCCCCAACAACTGAGGAATGGGCTAAGAGTATAGGTGCAGATGGATGGGCACCAGACGCCACAAGCGCAGTGGAATTGGTAAAAAGATTGCTGAAATAA
- a CDS encoding trimethylamine methyltransferase family protein has translation MTKPKIKVLDDNEILEIHWRSLSILSKVGVKVDHKGALKLLQNIGAEVDLNSGIAKIPEYIVREALKKTPSIVKLYYRDGKRFIELYGDNTYFDVGSSAYYYMDYKNNEIRRPTSKDLAEVAKVTDFLPNTHIMSTALVPSDIPEIIADRWRMYVVAKNCTKPIDTGAFTMEGVPDAIKIMASIIGEENVSRKPFMIFAACPSPPLKWSELTTQNLMDCAKYGIPAHIIPMPQTGGTSPATIAGSIVQSNAEFLAGLVIAQFTKPSTPIVYSGSPTVFDQRFATSCTGYIEVGLISAAFSQLAKFYNIPSAAYTMVSDSKTVDPQSTIESSLGALISVLSGINMAIGSGMLLEENCISLIKLVIDDDIAGSTLRFARGIHVDVDTLAEEVIREAGPGGLFLKHKHTREWWRKEHYIPKLFDKRTYDMWKKLGSKDLNTIAKENVEKILKEHSVEPLPKDVEKMLNETMKNIAQKYRIEKLPEL, from the coding sequence TTGACTAAACCTAAAATAAAAGTTTTAGACGATAATGAAATTCTGGAGATCCACTGGAGATCACTAAGCATATTGAGCAAAGTTGGTGTTAAGGTAGATCATAAGGGGGCTCTTAAATTACTGCAAAATATAGGAGCTGAAGTTGATTTAAACAGTGGAATAGCAAAAATACCAGAATACATTGTGAGAGAAGCTTTGAAGAAGACGCCAAGCATAGTTAAATTGTATTATCGTGACGGCAAAAGATTCATTGAACTATACGGAGACAACACATACTTCGATGTTGGCTCATCCGCATACTACTACATGGACTACAAAAACAATGAAATAAGGAGACCAACATCAAAGGATTTAGCGGAAGTAGCCAAAGTTACAGATTTCCTCCCAAACACCCACATAATGTCAACGGCACTAGTGCCTTCAGACATCCCGGAAATAATTGCTGATAGATGGAGAATGTATGTTGTAGCGAAAAACTGCACCAAACCAATAGATACTGGAGCATTCACCATGGAAGGAGTTCCAGACGCAATTAAAATAATGGCTTCAATAATTGGCGAGGAAAATGTTAGTAGGAAGCCATTCATGATATTTGCAGCATGCCCATCACCACCACTCAAATGGAGCGAACTAACAACACAAAACCTAATGGACTGCGCCAAATATGGAATCCCAGCACACATAATACCAATGCCCCAAACAGGAGGGACATCCCCAGCAACCATCGCAGGCTCAATAGTTCAATCCAATGCAGAATTCCTAGCTGGACTCGTAATAGCACAATTCACAAAGCCAAGCACACCAATAGTCTACAGCGGCTCACCAACAGTATTCGACCAAAGATTTGCAACCTCATGCACCGGATACATAGAAGTTGGATTAATATCAGCAGCATTCTCACAACTCGCAAAATTCTACAATATCCCAAGCGCAGCATACACCATGGTAAGCGATTCAAAAACCGTTGACCCGCAATCAACCATAGAATCATCCCTAGGCGCACTAATATCAGTCCTATCAGGAATAAACATGGCAATAGGCTCCGGAATGCTACTGGAAGAAAACTGCATAAGCCTAATAAAACTTGTTATAGATGACGATATAGCAGGCTCAACATTGAGATTTGCAAGAGGAATACATGTAGATGTGGACACATTGGCCGAGGAAGTTATAAGGGAAGCTGGACCTGGAGGATTATTCCTAAAACACAAACATACACGTGAATGGTGGAGGAAAGAACACTACATACCAAAACTATTCGATAAGAGGACATATGACATGTGGAAGAAGCTTGGATCAAAAGATCTAAACACAATTGCAAAGGAAAACGTTGAGAAAATCCTTAAAGAACACAGTGTGGAACCATTACCAAAAGATGTGGAGAAGATGCTCAATGAAACCATGAAAAACATAGCACAAAAGTATAGAATAGAAAAGCTACCAGAACTATAA
- a CDS encoding B12-binding domain-containing radical SAM protein, producing MKVLLTADRTIMSNHHNQEFLGFGASAPPNVVPEWLFRWLFFPPVKNRDGVVLQAPYGLRKIEAQLLNEGFDVLTVDPDHLDRFIDDAKVLGIHVMDPFGLGPASSTFANVLKTGEPYVAKYFRMLLEKREIVRAKKRGLKIIVGGPGAWQFKLRPEFVDVYGIDCVINGEAEKVVGKIFKTAIEGGELPKFYEVRFDEVPSIDEIPEIRNPSINGLIEVGRGCCRGCEFCSVTLRPLRWYPYEKIEREIMVNVKAGLKSAIIHAEDVLLYGSKSVIPDEEKVLKLQKLFKSHFSSIGWSHASIAAIASKPKLIEDISEILIDGRQKWLGVEIGIETGSPELIKKAMPTKAKPFKPEEWPELVKTAAGIMMDNNIFPACTLIAGLPQETEDDIIKTIELVESLKWFKSLIVPLLFVPLGKLKDEDWFRFEDMNELHIELLVKCLEHDLYWIDELSKQYFSGWRGKLIYPFYKLFINIVRRKCSSVNIQRVRKSIPLPTSPYAK from the coding sequence ATGAAGGTGCTGTTGACAGCTGATAGGACTATCATGAGCAATCACCACAACCAGGAATTCTTAGGTTTTGGCGCTTCTGCACCGCCAAATGTGGTTCCAGAATGGCTTTTTAGATGGTTGTTCTTTCCTCCAGTTAAGAATAGGGATGGTGTGGTTTTACAAGCCCCTTATGGTCTTAGGAAAATTGAAGCTCAACTTTTGAATGAAGGGTTTGATGTTTTAACAGTTGATCCAGACCACTTGGATCGCTTTATAGATGATGCTAAGGTTTTGGGGATTCACGTTATGGATCCCTTTGGTTTAGGTCCAGCTTCATCCACATTCGCCAATGTGTTGAAGACCGGTGAACCATACGTTGCCAAATATTTCAGGATGCTATTGGAGAAGCGTGAGATTGTTAGGGCTAAGAAGCGTGGTTTGAAGATTATAGTTGGAGGTCCTGGGGCATGGCAGTTTAAGCTTAGACCAGAATTTGTTGATGTTTATGGAATAGATTGCGTTATAAATGGTGAGGCTGAGAAGGTTGTTGGAAAGATATTTAAGACTGCCATTGAAGGTGGCGAGCTCCCAAAATTCTATGAGGTTAGATTCGATGAGGTTCCAAGCATAGATGAAATTCCAGAAATAAGAAATCCATCAATAAATGGTTTAATTGAAGTTGGACGGGGATGTTGTCGTGGATGTGAATTTTGCAGTGTAACTTTAAGACCTCTACGCTGGTATCCATATGAAAAAATAGAGAGGGAGATTATGGTTAATGTTAAGGCTGGGTTGAAATCCGCAATAATACATGCTGAAGACGTTCTGCTATACGGTTCTAAGAGTGTTATACCAGATGAGGAGAAGGTTTTAAAATTACAGAAACTATTCAAAAGCCATTTTTCAAGTATTGGCTGGAGTCATGCTTCAATAGCCGCTATAGCTTCAAAGCCAAAACTTATTGAAGATATTTCCGAAATACTCATTGATGGAAGGCAGAAGTGGTTGGGTGTAGAGATAGGTATAGAGACCGGTTCACCTGAACTCATAAAGAAGGCTATGCCGACAAAAGCTAAGCCCTTCAAGCCTGAGGAGTGGCCTGAACTTGTTAAAACAGCTGCTGGAATAATGATGGATAACAATATTTTTCCAGCATGCACATTAATTGCAGGATTACCGCAAGAAACTGAGGATGATATTATAAAGACTATAGAGCTTGTAGAAAGTCTTAAATGGTTTAAGAGCTTGATCGTCCCATTACTCTTCGTCCCCCTTGGAAAATTGAAGGATGAAGATTGGTTTAGATTTGAAGATATGAATGAATTACATATTGAGTTGCTTGTTAAGTGTTTGGAGCATGACCTTTACTGGATTGATGAATTATCAAAGCAGTATTTCAGTGGATGGCGTGGCAAGCTCATTTACCCATTCTATAAGCTTTTCATAAATATTGTGCGGAGAAAGTGTAGTAGCGTCAATATCCAAAGGGTGAGGAAATCTATTCCACTTCCCACCTCCCCATATGCGAAGTAG
- a CDS encoding ATP-binding protein — MVSIIRFSDLDRWRSVGRWVLVYGRRKVGKSFFIRNNVKWDKYYFIGRSGSIFIDDETISYDAFRRELIKGLENDETIVVDEFQRLPKEFLDVLHGMGVKGKLIAVTSTLWLSKEIFEASSPLLGLFSDFKMGIIDEMDILQNMQKYIKDSRKLLEYSIFLREPWLIPLWEASEEFSESLPYTIRLTVPSLIGEIFTEEERSYSRVYDAILKAVADGKMLSTEITSQLYSLKLIPAESPSFVHPYLKILEHIGLLEKVKIYGKNKYYYYHASPVTDYYYYLDAKYGISERDVQPSQARKVLELKIPHYVERFLSKLLSKIFGLWAEKIVERDFEVDIALTDFRQLKIVVEVKWGDISGIELSKIEDKLSRFNCRRILFLPNADMLPRTPEKLEVWDVKRILNLKSLFDG; from the coding sequence ATGGTTAGTATAATCAGATTTAGTGATCTGGATCGGTGGAGGAGTGTTGGTAGATGGGTTTTGGTTTATGGGAGAAGGAAGGTTGGTAAGAGCTTTTTCATTAGGAATAATGTTAAGTGGGATAAATATTATTTCATTGGTAGGAGTGGAAGCATATTTATTGACGATGAAACCATAAGTTATGATGCCTTTAGGAGAGAGCTTATTAAAGGGTTGGAGAATGATGAAACAATAGTGGTGGATGAATTTCAACGTTTACCAAAGGAGTTTCTAGATGTACTTCATGGTATGGGTGTTAAGGGGAAACTTATAGCAGTAACATCGACGCTTTGGTTGTCTAAGGAGATTTTTGAAGCATCCTCCCCCCTCCTTGGTCTATTCTCAGATTTCAAAATGGGAATAATCGATGAAATGGATATTTTACAAAACATGCAAAAATACATTAAAGATTCCAGAAAACTTTTAGAGTATTCCATATTTCTAAGGGAGCCGTGGCTTATCCCTCTCTGGGAGGCTTCTGAAGAATTCTCTGAATCTCTGCCATACACCATAAGGTTAACAGTCCCCTCACTCATTGGTGAGATATTCACTGAGGAGGAGAGGAGCTACTCTAGGGTTTATGATGCTATATTGAAGGCTGTTGCCGATGGCAAGATGCTATCCACTGAAATCACATCTCAACTATACTCCCTCAAGCTTATACCAGCTGAAAGCCCAAGCTTCGTTCATCCATACCTAAAGATCCTAGAGCACATTGGCTTACTTGAAAAGGTTAAAATTTATGGTAAGAACAAATACTATTACTATCACGCTTCACCAGTAACAGACTACTATTACTATCTCGATGCAAAGTATGGTATTAGTGAAAGGGATGTTCAGCCGTCACAGGCTAGGAAGGTTTTGGAATTGAAAATTCCGCATTACGTTGAAAGGTTCCTATCGAAATTGTTATCGAAGATTTTTGGCTTATGGGCTGAGAAGATAGTTGAGAGGGATTTTGAGGTGGATATAGCTTTAACGGATTTCAGGCAATTGAAGATTGTAGTTGAAGTAAAGTGGGGGGATATTAGTGGAATTGAATTATCAAAGATCGAAGATAAGCTAAGTAGATTCAATTGTAGGAGAATCCTCTTCTTGCCCAATGCCGACATGCTTCCTAGAACTCCTGAAAAGCTCGAGGTTTGGGATGTTAAAAGGATTCTGAACTTGAAGAGTTTATTTGATGGTTAA
- the nagB gene encoding glucosamine-6-phosphate deaminase, whose protein sequence is MIEVIVVEDYWEMSRKAAQIIARHVWDNPESVIGLATGSTPIGMYDELIKMFKHGLIDFSKTVTFNLDEYWPMKKSSPYSYHYYMRQYFFNHVNIKPENIHIPDGEVKWEDIDEHCSWYEDEIKSHGGIDVQVLGIGGGYYDDGRYIGGHIGFNEPGSPFDSRTRLVKLSEQTRSDNSRFFMRIEEVPYYAITMGIATIMEAREIILLASGEHKANSVREAVEGPLTNMVPASILQKHRNVKFIIDRGAASRLTQTIMPWLHGNVDWSLEVEKAYNGFENLITRALTLTSMKMGKEIMKIDLNDLATLKLEELAKFDLNGLKRRVFEDLKSKVMDCDKTPRGRRILIFSPHPDDDVICVGATMKILNDTGNDVRIAYMVSGNIAVRDNDIIEIANEISYNKEDLIENLKLGRIPIKTLMDLKAKVRMMEAINAAKTLGIDEGKIYFLRLPFYETGFIIKNPITEMDVNATIKVIEEVKPEIIIMPGEVDDPHGTHGKCIEIINKSLEKLNLRNEIDMWLYKGGWEEYMIYEANIIVPFNRELMNLKIEAIKKHKSQLTPLFQGLDPRPFWKRALDRNKFNGDILRRIGLIDAEYAELLKRQKL, encoded by the coding sequence ATGATTGAAGTAATCGTTGTAGAGGATTACTGGGAGATGAGTAGGAAGGCTGCACAAATAATTGCGAGACATGTATGGGATAACCCTGAAAGTGTAATTGGACTTGCCACTGGTAGTACACCTATTGGAATGTATGATGAATTGATAAAGATGTTTAAACATGGATTAATAGACTTCTCCAAAACTGTAACTTTCAATTTGGATGAGTATTGGCCTATGAAGAAGAGTAGTCCATACAGCTACCACTACTATATGAGACAGTACTTCTTCAACCATGTAAACATTAAACCTGAAAATATACATATACCAGATGGCGAAGTTAAGTGGGAGGATATTGACGAACATTGCTCATGGTATGAGGATGAAATTAAGAGTCATGGCGGAATAGATGTACAAGTGCTTGGAATAGGTGGAGGATACTATGATGATGGAAGATATATTGGCGGCCACATAGGGTTCAATGAGCCTGGATCACCATTCGATAGTAGAACGAGACTTGTAAAACTTTCAGAGCAAACCAGGAGCGATAATTCAAGATTCTTCATGAGAATAGAGGAAGTCCCATATTACGCTATAACCATGGGGATAGCAACAATAATGGAAGCAAGGGAAATAATACTCTTGGCTTCAGGGGAGCATAAAGCCAACAGCGTTAGGGAAGCAGTTGAAGGGCCATTAACAAATATGGTTCCAGCATCAATACTGCAAAAACACAGAAATGTTAAATTCATAATAGACAGAGGGGCTGCCTCAAGGCTCACTCAAACCATAATGCCATGGCTCCATGGAAATGTAGATTGGAGTTTGGAGGTTGAGAAGGCCTATAATGGTTTTGAAAACCTCATAACTAGAGCATTAACTTTAACATCAATGAAGATGGGGAAGGAGATAATGAAGATAGATTTAAACGACCTAGCAACTTTAAAACTTGAAGAGCTAGCCAAATTTGACTTAAACGGATTGAAGAGAAGGGTCTTCGAAGATTTGAAGAGTAAAGTTATGGATTGCGATAAAACTCCAAGGGGGAGGAGGATACTAATATTCTCACCACATCCAGATGATGACGTAATATGCGTAGGGGCAACCATGAAAATATTAAATGACACTGGAAACGACGTTAGAATTGCATACATGGTTTCAGGGAACATAGCCGTAAGGGATAACGACATAATAGAAATTGCAAATGAAATTTCCTACAACAAAGAGGATTTAATTGAAAACCTAAAGCTTGGGAGAATCCCAATAAAGACATTAATGGATTTAAAAGCCAAAGTCAGAATGATGGAAGCAATAAATGCCGCTAAAACACTAGGTATAGATGAAGGGAAAATATACTTCCTCAGACTACCATTCTACGAAACTGGCTTCATAATAAAGAATCCAATAACAGAAATGGATGTAAATGCAACAATCAAAGTTATTGAAGAAGTAAAACCGGAAATAATCATAATGCCAGGGGAAGTGGATGACCCTCATGGAACCCATGGGAAATGCATAGAAATAATAAATAAATCCCTTGAAAAATTGAACTTGAGAAATGAAATTGATATGTGGCTGTATAAGGGTGGATGGGAAGAGTACATGATATATGAAGCCAACATAATAGTTCCATTTAATAGGGAGTTAATGAATTTGAAGATTGAAGCCATAAAGAAGCATAAATCCCAATTAACACCACTATTCCAAGGCTTAGATCCAAGACCATTCTGGAAGAGGGCTTTAGATAGAAACAAGTTTAACGGAGATATTCTTAGGAGGATTGGATTAATAGACGCAGAATACGCAGAACTGCTCAAACGCCAAAAACTGTGA
- a CDS encoding YkgJ family cysteine cluster protein, which translates to MVQFQCTLCGECCKWYWIPLTHLDTLRLKIYGNHNLKRILDLRSTDDNDEFTVEVEEGRYHLVLAKIEDTCIFLNDGKCIVHDYKPLTCRFYPFMYSVGYNGRITIEVNSEAVGKCPGLKIDSKIIPKEIRENLRKLARIRLLEKQLWINTIKSWNENDGRKRSLKELIEFIVKRAEADMNYLSKLGVWVK; encoded by the coding sequence GTGGTGCAATTCCAATGCACATTATGTGGTGAATGTTGCAAATGGTACTGGATTCCACTAACACATCTGGATACACTTAGACTGAAAATATATGGAAACCATAACCTAAAGAGGATTCTAGACTTAAGAAGTACAGACGATAATGATGAATTTACAGTGGAAGTAGAGGAGGGGAGATACCATCTGGTTTTAGCTAAAATTGAAGATACATGCATATTCTTAAATGATGGCAAATGCATTGTTCACGACTATAAACCCCTTACATGCAGATTCTACCCATTCATGTACTCAGTGGGATACAATGGGAGGATAACCATAGAAGTTAATAGCGAAGCTGTAGGAAAATGCCCAGGACTAAAAATCGACTCAAAAATAATACCAAAAGAGATTAGGGAGAATTTAAGGAAGCTTGCAAGGATAAGGTTACTCGAGAAGCAGCTTTGGATAAATACTATCAAATCTTGGAATGAAAATGATGGTAGAAAGAGGAGCTTAAAGGAGTTAATAGAATTCATAGTTAAGAGAGCTGAAGCTGATATGAATTATCTCTCAAAATTAGGCGTCTGGGTTAAATAA
- a CDS encoding RpiB/LacA/LacB family sugar-phosphate isomerase, translating into MKVAVGSDDNYSIARFIVEELKRRGVEVIPIGSLSTGNPYSWVKVGLEVAELVARGEVDMGIVICYTGTGVSIAANKVCGVRAALCFDAKTARGARLWNDANVLALSARLLSEEVAREILDEWFSVVKPDPSELGNIEELKRFDMETRKS; encoded by the coding sequence ATGAAGGTTGCTGTAGGTTCAGATGATAATTACAGTATTGCTCGATTCATTGTTGAAGAGCTTAAGAGGAGGGGGGTTGAGGTAATCCCCATAGGTTCCCTATCCACTGGTAATCCCTATTCATGGGTTAAGGTTGGCTTGGAAGTTGCTGAACTTGTAGCTAGGGGTGAAGTGGATATGGGTATAGTCATATGTTATACTGGTACTGGGGTTAGTATAGCTGCAAATAAGGTTTGTGGGGTTCGTGCAGCTTTATGTTTTGATGCTAAAACTGCTAGGGGTGCTAGACTTTGGAATGATGCAAATGTGCTTGCATTGAGTGCTAGATTACTCTCGGAGGAAGTTGCTAGGGAGATTCTTGATGAGTGGTTTTCCGTAGTTAAGCCAGATCCATCTGAATTGGGGAATATAGAGGAGCTTAAGAGGTTTGATATGGAAACTCGTAAATCCTGA
- a CDS encoding threonine synthase: MLGYALSMKCEVCGREFPLDGYAFRCLECNEPLTVIYDYESFKNVVDRESFKSRVFGVWRYRELLPVRGDRIVTLFEGGTPLLRSERISRLFGFRNLFFKDESRNPTGSFKDRGSTVGVSKALEIGAKAVGCASTGNMASSLSAYATKAGLKCFILIPHGTPMEKVLQTLYYDPKVFSLNLPYPELYKLSFEASLNYGLYLVHSDSPMRVEGQKTVAYEICEQLGWKAPDIVIVPTSSGGNFSAIWKGFMEFYELGFIDKLPRMICVQSSGCAPIVEAFKSGGGLKPWGDVKTVAHSISNPNPSLASGNRVLRILRNFKGIAESVSDDIILNFQKILAISEGLFVEPASAASVAVLRKLMDYGDIDKDETIVCILTGSGMKDLSAVKSYVGFPFKIESRDEFLEEVKRFLQ, encoded by the coding sequence ATGTTGGGTTATGCTTTATCCATGAAATGTGAGGTTTGTGGTAGAGAGTTCCCGTTGGATGGCTATGCTTTTAGATGTCTTGAATGTAATGAGCCTTTAACTGTGATTTATGATTATGAATCTTTTAAGAATGTTGTTGATAGGGAGTCTTTTAAGTCTAGGGTGTTTGGGGTTTGGCGTTATAGGGAGCTTCTACCAGTGAGGGGGGATAGAATTGTCACTTTATTTGAGGGTGGAACTCCACTATTGAGGAGTGAGAGGATTTCACGTTTATTTGGATTTAGAAACTTGTTCTTTAAGGATGAGAGTAGAAATCCAACTGGTTCCTTTAAGGATAGGGGGTCTACTGTTGGGGTTTCAAAGGCTTTGGAGATTGGAGCTAAAGCTGTTGGGTGTGCTTCCACTGGGAATATGGCTTCATCGCTCTCTGCATATGCAACTAAAGCTGGATTGAAATGCTTCATCCTAATTCCACATGGAACGCCCATGGAGAAGGTTCTACAAACATTATACTATGATCCAAAGGTTTTCTCTTTGAATCTACCATACCCTGAACTTTATAAGTTATCCTTTGAAGCTTCTTTGAATTATGGTTTATATCTTGTTCATTCAGATAGTCCCATGAGGGTTGAGGGTCAAAAGACAGTTGCATATGAGATTTGTGAGCAACTCGGCTGGAAGGCTCCAGACATAGTTATCGTTCCGACGAGTAGTGGTGGGAATTTTAGTGCTATTTGGAAGGGGTTTATGGAATTCTATGAACTTGGGTTTATAGATAAGCTTCCAAGGATGATTTGTGTTCAGAGTAGTGGTTGTGCACCGATAGTGGAGGCATTTAAGAGTGGAGGAGGTTTGAAGCCTTGGGGGGATGTGAAGACAGTTGCCCATTCAATTTCCAACCCCAACCCATCCCTAGCTAGTGGTAATAGGGTTTTGAGGATACTTAGAAACTTCAAGGGGATTGCTGAGTCTGTTTCAGACGACATTATCCTCAACTTCCAGAAGATTTTAGCTATTTCTGAGGGGCTATTTGTTGAGCCTGCTTCAGCAGCTTCCGTGGCTGTTTTGAGGAAGCTAATGGATTATGGTGATATCGATAAAGATGAAACCATAGTCTGTATTCTAACAGGATCTGGAATGAAGGATTTAAGCGCCGTAAAATCCTATGTTGGATTCCCATTTAAAATTGAATCCAGAGATGAATTCCTCGAGGAGGTTAAGAGGTTTCTTCAGTAA